One Pseudomonas muyukensis DNA segment encodes these proteins:
- a CDS encoding benzoate/H(+) symporter BenE family transporter gives MTDATSARLRPLADSSPSAIVAGFIAMLTGYTSSLVLMFQAGQAAGLTSAQISSWIWALSIGMAVCSIGLSLRYRTPITVAWSTPGAALLITSLGGVSYGEAIGAYITCAVLVLICGLTGSFERLVRRIPASLASALLAGILFKIGSEIFVAAQHRTLLVLGMFFSYLLVKRLSPRYCVLAALLVGTALSGALGLLDFSGFQLEVATPVWTTPSFSLAATISIGIPLFVVAMTSQNMPGVAVLRADGYQVPASPLISATGFASLLLAPFGSHGVNLAAISAAICTGPHAHEDPAKRYTAAVWCGIFYGIAGTFGATLAALFGALPKELVLSIAALALFGSIMNGLSVAMGEAREREAALITFMVTASGFTLFSIGSAFWGIVAGVLTLLILSPRKG, from the coding sequence ATGACCGATGCCACCTCCGCGCGCCTGCGGCCGCTGGCGGACAGCTCTCCGTCGGCGATCGTCGCTGGCTTCATCGCCATGCTCACCGGCTATACCAGCTCGCTGGTGCTGATGTTCCAGGCCGGCCAGGCCGCAGGCCTGACCAGCGCGCAGATCTCTTCGTGGATCTGGGCCCTGTCGATCGGCATGGCAGTGTGCAGCATCGGCCTGTCGCTGCGCTATCGCACGCCGATCACCGTGGCCTGGTCGACCCCCGGCGCGGCGCTGCTGATCACCAGCCTGGGCGGGGTGAGCTACGGCGAGGCGATCGGCGCCTACATCACCTGCGCCGTGCTGGTGCTGATCTGCGGCCTGACCGGCAGCTTCGAACGCCTGGTGCGACGCATCCCCGCCTCGCTGGCCTCGGCCTTGCTGGCCGGCATCCTGTTCAAGATCGGCAGCGAGATCTTCGTCGCCGCCCAGCACCGCACGCTGCTGGTGCTGGGCATGTTCTTCAGCTACCTGCTGGTCAAGCGCCTGTCGCCACGCTACTGCGTGCTCGCCGCGCTGCTGGTCGGCACCGCGCTGTCCGGCGCCCTGGGGCTGCTGGACTTCAGCGGCTTCCAGCTCGAGGTGGCCACCCCGGTGTGGACCACGCCGAGCTTCTCGCTGGCGGCGACCATCAGCATCGGCATCCCGTTGTTCGTGGTGGCCATGACCTCGCAGAACATGCCCGGGGTTGCCGTGCTGCGCGCCGATGGCTACCAGGTACCGGCCTCGCCGCTGATCTCGGCCACCGGCTTCGCCTCGCTGCTGCTGGCGCCGTTCGGTTCGCACGGGGTCAACCTGGCGGCGATCAGCGCGGCGATCTGCACCGGGCCGCATGCCCATGAAGATCCGGCCAAGCGCTATACCGCGGCGGTGTGGTGCGGGATCTTCTATGGTATCGCCGGCACCTTTGGCGCCACCCTGGCGGCGCTGTTCGGCGCCCTGCCCAAGGAGCTGGTGCTGTCGATCGCCGCGCTGGCGCTGTTCGGCTCGATCATGAACGGCCTGAGCGTGGCCATGGGCGAGGCCCGCGAGCGCGAGGCGGCGCTGATCACCTTCATGGTCACGGCGTCGGGGTTCACCCTGTTCTCGATCGGCTCGGCGTTCTGGGGCATCGTCGCCGGGGTGCTGACCTTGCTGATCCTCAGCCCGCGCAAGGGCTGA
- a CDS encoding glutathione S-transferase family protein: MYKVYGDYQSGNCYKVKLMLSLLGRPYEWHPVDILKGETETPEFLAMNPNGKVPVLQLEDGTCLWESNAILNFLADGSEFLPSEPRLRTQVLQWQFFEQYSHEPYIAVARFIQFYLGLPDERLEEYRKLHKGGYKALKVMNKQLEMTPYLVGEQYSIADVALYAYTHVAQQGGFDLSAYPAVQAWLARVASHPRHVPMVD, encoded by the coding sequence ATGTACAAGGTCTATGGGGATTACCAATCGGGCAACTGCTACAAGGTCAAGCTGATGCTGAGCCTGCTGGGCCGCCCCTATGAATGGCACCCGGTGGATATTCTCAAGGGTGAAACCGAAACCCCCGAGTTCCTGGCCATGAACCCTAACGGCAAGGTGCCGGTGCTGCAGCTGGAGGATGGTACCTGCCTGTGGGAATCCAACGCGATTCTCAACTTTCTCGCCGACGGCAGCGAGTTCCTGCCCAGCGAGCCGCGTTTGCGCACCCAGGTGCTGCAGTGGCAGTTCTTCGAGCAGTACAGCCATGAGCCTTACATCGCCGTGGCGCGCTTCATCCAGTTCTACCTGGGGCTGCCGGATGAGCGGCTGGAGGAGTACCGCAAGCTGCACAAGGGCGGCTACAAGGCGCTCAAGGTGATGAACAAGCAGCTGGAAATGACCCCCTACCTGGTGGGCGAGCAGTACTCGATCGCCGATGTGGCGTTGTATGCCTACACCCACGTGGCGCAGCAAGGCGGGTTTGATCTTTCTGCTTATCCGGCAGTGCAAGCCTGGCTGGCACGGGTGGCCAGCCATCCACGGCATGTGCCGATGGTGGATTGA
- a CDS encoding glutaredoxin family protein: MIVKALRVGLGQLIVFADWVSRPAKKKRDAAAQALVEQQAKGLALYQFHACPFCVKTRRALHRLNVPVALRDAKHDAQHRQALLEGGGRVKVPCLRIEEEGKVTWMYESKDIIAYLDKRFAAV; the protein is encoded by the coding sequence ATGATCGTCAAAGCCCTGCGGGTCGGCCTCGGCCAGCTCATCGTGTTCGCTGACTGGGTCAGCCGCCCGGCCAAGAAGAAGCGCGACGCGGCAGCCCAGGCCCTTGTGGAACAGCAGGCCAAGGGCCTGGCGCTGTACCAGTTCCATGCCTGCCCGTTCTGCGTCAAGACCCGCCGCGCCCTGCACCGCCTGAACGTGCCGGTGGCACTGCGCGATGCGAAGCACGACGCGCAGCACCGCCAGGCGCTGCTCGAAGGCGGCGGCCGGGTGAAGGTGCCGTGCCTGCGTATCGAGGAAGAAGGCAAGGTGACCTGGATGTATGAGTCCAAGGACATCATTGCCTATCTGGACAAACGCTTCGCGGCGGTCTGA
- the folE gene encoding GTP cyclohydrolase I FolE, translating to MSLEQNYTAILSQLGEDVTREGLLDTPKRAAKAMKYLCRGYEQTLEEVTNGALFTSDNSEMVLVRDIELYSMCEHHMLPFIGKAHVAYLPKGKVLGLSKVARIVDMFARRLQIQENLSRQIAEAVQQVTGAAGVAVVIEAKHMCMMMRGVEKQNSTMLTSVMLGEFRDNAATRSEFLSLIK from the coding sequence ATGTCCCTGGAACAGAACTACACCGCGATCCTCAGCCAGCTGGGCGAGGACGTTACCCGCGAGGGCCTGCTCGACACGCCCAAGCGGGCCGCGAAGGCCATGAAATACCTTTGCCGCGGTTACGAGCAAACCCTGGAAGAAGTGACCAACGGCGCGTTGTTCACCTCCGACAACAGCGAAATGGTGCTGGTCCGGGATATCGAGCTGTATTCGATGTGCGAACACCACATGCTGCCGTTCATCGGCAAGGCCCATGTGGCCTACCTGCCCAAGGGCAAGGTGCTGGGCCTGTCCAAGGTCGCGCGGATCGTCGACATGTTCGCCCGCCGCCTGCAGATCCAGGAAAACCTCAGCCGCCAGATCGCCGAGGCCGTGCAGCAGGTGACCGGTGCCGCTGGCGTGGCGGTGGTGATCGAGGCCAAGCACATGTGCATGATGATGCGCGGCGTCGAAAAGCAGAACTCGACCATGCTCACCTCGGTGATGCTCGGCGAGTTCCGCGACAACGCCGCCACCCGCAGCGAGTTCCTCAGCCTGATCAAGTGA
- a CDS encoding Smr/MutS family protein has translation MQDDDFSLFSAEVRGVKPIKHDRADVGKPKADRQQLADLRQAATIRSDQPLVIDGLSDQFVIDVGAEDELMWRRDGVQETQIRKLKLGQIAFEGSLDLHGMSVEKARQTLWDFIAEATKLEVRCVRVTHGKAARLDGKRPMIKSHVNTWLRQHPQVLGFASCQARHGGTGAVYVMLKRTMLEGRDE, from the coding sequence ATGCAAGACGACGATTTTTCCCTGTTCAGCGCCGAGGTGCGCGGCGTCAAGCCGATCAAGCACGACCGCGCCGACGTCGGCAAACCCAAGGCCGACCGCCAGCAACTGGCCGACCTGCGCCAGGCGGCGACCATCCGCAGCGACCAGCCCCTGGTGATCGACGGCCTGTCCGACCAGTTCGTCATCGACGTCGGTGCCGAGGACGAGTTGATGTGGCGCCGCGATGGTGTTCAGGAAACCCAGATCCGCAAGCTCAAGCTCGGCCAGATCGCCTTCGAGGGCAGCCTCGACCTGCACGGCATGAGCGTCGAGAAGGCCCGCCAGACGCTGTGGGACTTCATCGCCGAAGCGACCAAGCTGGAAGTGCGCTGCGTGCGCGTCACCCACGGCAAGGCCGCGCGCCTCGACGGCAAGCGCCCGATGATCAAGAGCCACGTCAACACCTGGCTGCGCCAGCACCCGCAGGTGCTCGGCTTCGCCTCGTGTCAGGCCCGCCACGGCGGCACCGGCGCAGTGTACGTGATGCTCAAGCGAACCATGCTCGAAGGCCGCGACGAGTGA
- a CDS encoding cysteine hydrolase family protein: MSVPTTMFRLTGRDYPPARLSQASLIVIDAQKEYLSGPLALSGMDEAVANIARLLDAARQAGRPIIHVRHLGTVGGRFDPQGPAGEFIPGLEPRDGETVIEKRMPNAFKNTKLHETLQAFGPLDLIVCGFMSHSSVSTTVRRAKDYGYRCTLVEDASATRDLAFKDSVIPAAQIHQCEMAVMADNFACVAPTASLV; the protein is encoded by the coding sequence ATGTCCGTTCCAACCACGATGTTCCGCCTCACCGGCCGCGACTACCCGCCGGCCAGGTTGAGCCAAGCCAGCCTGATCGTCATCGACGCGCAGAAGGAGTACCTGAGCGGTCCGCTGGCGCTGTCGGGCATGGACGAGGCGGTGGCGAACATTGCCAGGTTGCTCGACGCTGCCCGCCAGGCGGGCCGGCCGATCATCCACGTCCGCCACCTCGGCACCGTCGGCGGTCGCTTCGACCCGCAGGGCCCGGCGGGCGAGTTCATCCCGGGCCTGGAGCCGCGCGATGGCGAAACCGTCATCGAAAAGCGCATGCCCAACGCCTTCAAGAACACCAAGCTGCACGAGACGCTGCAGGCCTTCGGCCCGCTGGACCTGATCGTCTGCGGCTTCATGAGCCATTCCAGCGTCAGCACCACCGTGCGCCGCGCCAAGGACTATGGTTATCGCTGCACCCTGGTGGAGGACGCCTCGGCCACCCGTGACCTGGCGTTCAAGGACAGCGTGATCCCCGCCGCGCAGATCCACCAGTGCGAAATGGCCGTGATGGCCGACAACTTCGCCTGCGTCGCCCCGACCGCCAGCCTGGTCTGA
- the prmB gene encoding 50S ribosomal protein L3 N(5)-glutamine methyltransferase, translating to MITSRLRTLRDHIRWAVSRFHEHELFFGHGADNAWDEARLLVLGAVHLPWEVADSYLDCALEDDERVRLQHLLKRRIEERVPTAYLLGEAWFCGMSFIVDERVLVPRSPIGELIEKRFEPWLAAEPARILDLCTGSGCIGIVAAEVFQEAEVVLADLSFDALEVANQNIERHGLDERVYTVQGDGFGGLPGQRFDLILSNPPYVDAEDFGDMPAEYHHEPELGLACGNDGLDLVRRMLAEAADHLTEKGLMIVEVGNSQVHVESLYPEVDFAWLEFERGGHGVFMLTAEQCRQHQELFKARV from the coding sequence GTGATCACATCCCGCCTGCGCACCCTGCGCGACCACATCCGCTGGGCGGTCAGCCGCTTCCATGAGCACGAGCTGTTCTTCGGCCACGGTGCCGACAACGCCTGGGACGAGGCCCGCCTGCTGGTGCTGGGCGCCGTGCACCTGCCGTGGGAGGTGGCCGACAGCTACCTGGATTGCGCGCTCGAGGATGACGAGCGGGTGCGCCTGCAACATCTGCTCAAGCGTCGTATCGAGGAGCGCGTGCCCACCGCCTACCTGCTGGGCGAGGCGTGGTTCTGCGGCATGTCGTTCATCGTCGACGAGCGCGTGCTGGTACCGCGCTCGCCCATTGGCGAGCTGATCGAGAAGCGCTTCGAGCCGTGGCTGGCCGCCGAACCTGCGCGCATCCTCGACCTGTGCACCGGCTCCGGCTGCATTGGGATCGTCGCCGCCGAGGTGTTCCAGGAGGCCGAGGTGGTGTTGGCCGACCTGTCGTTCGATGCACTGGAGGTGGCCAACCAGAACATCGAGCGCCATGGCCTCGATGAGCGGGTCTACACCGTGCAGGGCGATGGCTTCGGCGGGCTGCCGGGGCAGCGTTTCGATCTGATCCTGTCCAACCCGCCGTATGTCGATGCCGAGGATTTCGGCGACATGCCGGCCGAATACCACCACGAGCCCGAGCTGGGCCTGGCCTGTGGCAACGATGGCCTGGACCTGGTGCGGCGCATGCTCGCCGAGGCCGCCGACCACCTGACCGAGAAGGGCTTGATGATCGTCGAGGTGGGCAACAGCCAGGTGCACGTCGAGTCGCTGTATCCCGAGGTGGACTTTGCCTGGCTGGAGTTCGAGCGCGGTGGTCACGGGGTGTTCATGCTGACGGCCGAGCAATGCCGGCAGCATCAGGAGCTGTTCAAGGCGCGGGTCTGA
- a CDS encoding alpha/beta hydrolase: MKSRLAALLLLFCAHLAHAAAPTVLQRPIDLDTGHGVLHGSLLLPQQATPPPVVLIISGSGPTDRDGNNPAAGRIDNLKRLALLLAGEHIASVRYDKRGVAASQPASPDERELSVEGYVADVVAWGQALRHDPRFGPLILVGHSEGALIASLAAEQAGASAVITLAGSGRPVADVLREQLAQRLPAAQLAAGVALIDRLQAGQTSLDVPAPLRQVFRPSVQPYLISLLRQDPAAAFARLKVPALIIQGRNDVQVDVADAERLKAAKPDAELALIDGMNHMLRISPRDMHQQRDSYRNPELPLARELGERMVAFIRGLPAT, translated from the coding sequence ATGAAGTCGCGCCTCGCCGCCCTGCTCCTGCTGTTCTGCGCCCACCTCGCCCATGCCGCTGCCCCGACCGTGCTGCAACGCCCCATCGACCTGGACACCGGCCACGGCGTGCTGCACGGCAGCCTGCTGCTGCCCCAGCAGGCCACCCCGCCGCCGGTGGTGCTGATCATCTCCGGCTCCGGCCCCACAGACCGCGACGGCAACAACCCGGCCGCCGGGCGCATCGACAACCTCAAGCGCCTGGCCCTGCTGCTGGCCGGCGAGCATATCGCCAGCGTGCGCTACGACAAGCGCGGCGTGGCCGCCAGCCAACCGGCCAGCCCCGACGAGCGCGAGCTCAGCGTCGAAGGCTATGTCGCCGACGTGGTGGCCTGGGGGCAGGCACTGCGCCATGACCCGCGCTTCGGCCCATTGATCCTGGTCGGCCACAGCGAAGGCGCGCTGATCGCAAGCCTGGCCGCCGAGCAGGCCGGCGCCAGCGCAGTGATCACCCTGGCCGGCAGCGGCCGCCCGGTGGCCGATGTACTGCGCGAGCAGTTGGCCCAGCGCCTGCCTGCGGCGCAACTGGCCGCGGGCGTGGCGCTGATCGACCGCCTGCAGGCCGGGCAGACCAGCCTCGATGTGCCCGCGCCGCTGCGCCAGGTGTTCCGGCCCAGCGTGCAGCCCTACCTGATCTCGCTGCTGCGCCAGGACCCGGCAGCGGCCTTCGCCCGCCTCAAGGTGCCAGCACTGATCATCCAGGGGCGCAACGACGTGCAGGTGGACGTGGCCGACGCCGAGCGGCTCAAGGCGGCCAAGCCCGATGCCGAACTGGCCTTGATCGACGGCATGAACCATATGCTGCGCATCAGCCCCAGGGACATGCACCAGCAGCGCGACAGCTACCGCAATCCCGAGCTGCCACTGGCGCGGGAACTGGGGGAACGGATGGTGGCCTTCATCCGCGGATTGCCTGCGACGTGA
- the aroC gene encoding chorismate synthase — MSGNTYGKLFTVTTAGESHGPALVAIVDGCPPGLDISLADLQHDLDRRKPGTSRHTTQRQEPDEVEILSGVFEGRTTGCSIGLLIRNTDQKSKDYSAIKDLFRPAHADYTYHHKYGIRDYRGGGRSSARETAMRVAAGAIAKKYLATQGIRVRGYMSQLGPIEIPFKSWDSVEDNAFFSPDPSKVPELEAYMDQLRRDQDSVGAKITVVAEGVMPGLGEPIFDRLDAELAHALMSINAVKGVEIGAGFASVAQRGTEHRDELTPDGFLSNNAGGILGGISSGQPIVAHLALKPTSSITTPGRSIDVDGKPVEVITKGRHDPCVGIRATPIAEAMMAIVLMDHLLRHRAQNAEVRVDTPVLR; from the coding sequence ATGTCCGGCAATACCTACGGCAAGCTGTTCACTGTCACCACCGCTGGCGAAAGCCATGGGCCGGCGTTGGTCGCCATTGTCGACGGCTGCCCGCCCGGCCTGGACATCTCCCTGGCCGACCTGCAGCACGACCTCGACCGGCGCAAGCCCGGCACCAGCCGGCACACCACCCAGCGCCAGGAACCGGATGAGGTGGAAATCCTGTCCGGGGTGTTCGAAGGGCGTACCACCGGCTGCTCGATCGGCCTGCTGATTCGCAACACCGACCAGAAGTCCAAGGACTACTCGGCGATCAAGGACCTGTTCCGCCCGGCCCACGCCGACTACACCTATCACCACAAATACGGCATCCGCGACTACCGTGGCGGCGGCCGCAGCTCGGCACGGGAAACCGCCATGCGCGTGGCCGCCGGCGCCATCGCCAAGAAGTACCTGGCCACCCAGGGCATTCGCGTGCGCGGCTACATGAGCCAGCTCGGCCCGATCGAGATCCCGTTCAAGAGCTGGGACTCGGTGGAGGACAACGCCTTCTTCAGCCCCGACCCGAGCAAGGTGCCGGAGCTGGAAGCCTACATGGACCAGCTGCGCCGCGACCAGGACTCGGTCGGGGCGAAGATCACCGTGGTCGCCGAAGGCGTGATGCCTGGCCTGGGCGAGCCAATCTTCGACCGCCTCGACGCCGAGCTTGCCCACGCGCTGATGAGCATCAACGCGGTCAAGGGCGTGGAGATCGGCGCCGGGTTCGCCAGCGTCGCCCAGCGCGGCACCGAGCACCGTGACGAACTGACCCCGGACGGTTTCCTCAGCAACAATGCCGGCGGCATCCTCGGCGGCATCTCGTCGGGCCAGCCGATCGTCGCCCACCTGGCGCTCAAGCCGACCTCGAGCATCACCACCCCGGGCCGCTCGATCGATGTCGACGGCAAGCCGGTCGAGGTCATCACCAAGGGCCGCCACGACCCGTGCGTGGGCATCCGCGCCACACCGATCGCCGAGGCGATGATGGCCATCGTGCTGATGGACCACCTGCTGCGCCATCGGGCGCAGAATGCCGAGGTTCGAGTAGACACGCCGGTCTTGCGTTGA
- a CDS encoding MFS transporter: protein MLPIPYWRLSSFYLFYFALLGSTAPFLALYFDHLGFSPARIGELVAIPMLMRCVAPNLWGWLGDRSGQRLLIVRLGALATLAAFSLIFIAKSYAWLALVMALHAFFWHAVLPQFEVITLAHLHGQTARYSQVRLWGSIGFILAVVGLGRLFEWLSLDIYPVALVTIMAGIVVASLWVPNAQPPEHAERRAAGGFLKQVRAPGVLAFYACVALMQLSHGPYYTFLTLHLEHLGYSRGAIGLLWALGVVAEVLVFMAMSRIFARFSVRRVLLASFLLATLRWLLLGTLADVPAVLVFAQVLHAATFGCFHAASIAFVQASFGARQQGQGQALYAALSGTGGALGALYSGYSWKLLGPHFTFGMASVAALAAAVIIALCLEESRKST from the coding sequence ATGCTCCCGATTCCCTACTGGCGGCTCTCCAGCTTCTACCTGTTCTACTTCGCCCTGCTCGGCTCCACCGCGCCGTTCCTGGCGTTGTACTTCGACCACCTGGGTTTCTCCCCGGCACGTATCGGCGAGCTGGTGGCCATCCCCATGCTGATGCGCTGCGTGGCACCCAACCTGTGGGGCTGGCTGGGTGATCGCAGCGGCCAGCGCCTGCTGATCGTGCGCCTGGGCGCGCTGGCGACCCTGGCGGCCTTCTCGCTGATCTTCATTGCCAAGAGCTACGCCTGGCTGGCGCTGGTGATGGCCTTGCACGCGTTCTTCTGGCACGCGGTGCTGCCGCAGTTCGAGGTGATCACCCTGGCCCACCTGCACGGCCAGACCGCCCGCTACAGCCAGGTGCGGTTGTGGGGCTCGATCGGGTTCATCCTCGCCGTGGTCGGCCTGGGCCGGTTGTTCGAATGGCTGAGCCTGGACATCTACCCGGTGGCCCTGGTGACCATCATGGCCGGGATCGTCGTCGCCAGCCTGTGGGTGCCCAACGCGCAGCCACCTGAACATGCCGAACGGCGCGCAGCCGGGGGCTTTCTCAAGCAGGTAAGGGCGCCTGGGGTGTTGGCGTTCTATGCCTGCGTGGCGCTGATGCAACTGAGCCATGGGCCGTACTACACCTTCCTCACCCTGCACCTGGAGCACCTGGGCTACAGCCGTGGCGCCATCGGCCTGCTGTGGGCGCTGGGGGTGGTGGCCGAGGTGCTGGTCTTCATGGCCATGAGCCGAATCTTCGCGCGCTTCTCGGTGCGCCGGGTGCTGCTGGCGAGTTTCCTGCTGGCCACGTTGCGCTGGCTGCTGCTGGGCACCCTGGCCGATGTACCGGCAGTGCTGGTGTTCGCCCAGGTGCTGCACGCGGCTACCTTTGGTTGCTTCCACGCCGCCAGCATCGCCTTCGTCCAGGCCAGCTTCGGCGCCCGCCAGCAAGGCCAGGGCCAGGCGCTGTACGCGGCGTTGTCGGGTACTGGCGGTGCACTGGGCGCGTTGTACTCGGGCTACAGCTGGAAACTGCTGGGCCCGCACTTCACCTTTGGTATGGCCAGCGTCGCGGCGCTGGCCGCAGCCGTTATCATTGCCCTTTGTCTTGAAGAAAGCAGGAAATCCACCTGA
- a CDS encoding oxidase produces the protein MSILSVFDPSSPDLPHKVLTHHEDIAATLAEQGVRFGRWQPGVRLRPGSSTQEVLDACREPLDRLMTEHGSASFAVFSRDGQAAGQADLRDEHVHDSEEVFAVISGRGQVSLRLGGFVYALLCEKDDMLVVPAATRRWLDLGDNPFCLALRLFASEAGAQPRFTGDASARQFLGLDEL, from the coding sequence ATGAGCATCCTCAGCGTATTCGACCCCTCCAGCCCGGACCTGCCGCACAAGGTGCTGACCCACCACGAGGACATCGCCGCGACCCTGGCCGAACAGGGCGTGCGCTTCGGTCGCTGGCAGCCCGGCGTGCGCCTGCGCCCGGGCAGCAGCACCCAGGAAGTGCTGGACGCCTGCCGCGAACCGTTGGACCGCTTGATGACCGAGCATGGCAGCGCCAGCTTCGCCGTGTTCAGCCGTGACGGCCAGGCAGCGGGCCAGGCCGACCTGCGCGACGAGCATGTGCATGACAGCGAGGAGGTGTTCGCGGTGATCAGCGGTCGCGGCCAAGTCAGCCTGCGCCTGGGTGGCTTCGTCTACGCGCTGCTTTGCGAAAAGGACGACATGCTGGTTGTGCCCGCCGCTACCCGCCGCTGGTTGGACCTGGGCGACAACCCGTTCTGCCTGGCGCTGCGCCTGTTCGCCAGCGAAGCCGGGGCGCAGCCACGCTTTACCGGTGATGCCAGTGCCCGGCAGTTTCTGGGGCTCGATGAGCTCTGA